GCAGGAATCTCTAGGATTCACGAGCGCTTTTTATCACTACTATGTGTTGGACAAGAATGGCAAGATGGTGTTAGATAAACTGGAGGGGAATCCGCTATCGAAGTTTTTTGCGGAGGAGTAAGCTTGATGTTTGTCTCCTTCCCGAGCCATGCTCTGTTGAATAGCAGCCTGGCTGGTGGGAAAAATGTTGGTTATAGCAGGGGGTGAACGAATTGGCATTTGATCAAAAGGTACTTGTCGTTGATGATGAGACGGATATTGTCAGGCTTCTTCAAACCGTACTGATCAAGGAAGGCATCGATCAGGTGTATACTGCGGGATCAGCGGAAGCAGCATGGGTTGAATTCCAGAAATGGCAGCCTGATCTTGTTATTCTGGATATCATGCTCCCGGACGGAGAAGGATACGAAGTATGCAAGAAAATTCGCAGCGTCTCCAATGTTCCGATATTCTTCTTATCGGCCAAGACGGAAGAAATTGATAAAATCCTGGGATTCGCCATCGGCGGCGACGATTACATTACCAAGCCATTTAGTCCGAAGGAAGTGGCTTACCGGATCAAAGCCCGGTTTCGGAGACCGGATGTTACGGAGCAAGTGGACAAACCGAATCGCGTGATAAAGAAAGGCCCCTTTGAATTAGATGAAGAGAAGATAGAGCTGAAGAAGGACGGCAAAGTCATTCCACTAAAACCGAAAGAGCTGGGACTGCTCACGCTGCTGCTTAAGCATCCGGGCCAGATCATTAGTAAGGAAAGTTTATATGATCAGGTCTGGGGTGAGGAATTCTTCGGTTTTGATAATACCGTGATGGTTCACATCCGGAGGCTGCGGGAGAAAATAGAAGAGGACCCTTCCAATCCCCGGTATCTGCTCACGGTAAAAGGCCTTGGGTATAAGCTTGTCGTAGAGGATGAATAAGGGATGAAGTGGAAGCTGACCGGCAGGTATTTGGTCTCCGTGGTTCTTATCGTTGTCATCGTTATTATTATGAATATTGTGGTGATTATCGGCTTATTCATTCTACAATCGGTGAATGAGGATCTTCCAATCTTAAATAGGCAAACCTCAGCGGAATCGATATCCCGATCCTTCCAGGAACATATCGTAATAACGGAATCGGGTGCTTTGATAAGCGAGAAGGGCAAGGAGATTCTGGAGAAGAATCAAGCGTGGGTTCAAATTCTGGATGAGGATGGCGGGGAAATCTACCGCTATCTTGCTCCGGAGGAGGCCAAAACGAAGTACGCCCCCGTCGATATCGTGCAAATTTATAAGTATGTCGAGAAGGAAGTGCTGTCCACCGTTTTCGTTGGCGAAAAAAAGGGTTTCGAGCATCGTTACAGTTACTTGGTTGGATTTACGACTCCATACCTGGAGCGGCAAGTGTTAACCTTCGATTCCCGGAACTTTGCTCAGATGTTTAAGGTCTTTAGTGTTTCCATCATCATTATTGATGGATTGATTGCCTTATGCATCGCTTATATCTTCAGCAAGCGGCTGACCAAACCCATGTTTATCTTAATCGACAGCATTAAGCGTTTAGCTGGTCGTGATTATAACGTCTATCATCAACCTGAGGGGATTTATAAGGACGTGTTCGCCAATATCAATCTTTTGTCGCAAGAGCTGAAATCAAGCGAGAAGGAAAGAAAGAAATTGGATGCAATGAAGGAAGAGTGGATCGGAAATATCTCGCATGACATCAAAACGCCTCTTGCTTCGATTCAAGGCTATGCGGAGATGATCAAGGACACGGAATATCAGTTCTCCATGGATGAAATACGGGATTACGCCGGGATCATCGAAGGAAAGTCCAAATATTTGCGAGACGTGATTGAGGACTTGAATCTGTCGACCCGCTTGAGGAATAAAGAGCTGACGTTGAAGAAGAAAAATGTAAACATCGTAAGCCTGGTACGCAATGTCGTCATCGATACTCTCAATGACCCCAGGTATGCCAACCGGGACATTGATTTTAGCAGCAGTCATGAGGTTATTAAAATCGAGGTTGACGATATTCTGATACGCCGAGCGATCAGCAATCTGATCTATAATGCAATTGTTCATAACCGTGAGGATATTTCGATCAAGGTCCAGGTTGAGAAGTATGATGAGCATATCCTGATCCGTATAGAGGACAATGGAAAGGGCATTAAGCAGGAGGAGCTTGGAAGAATCTTCGATCGCTACTACCGTGGGACCAATACGGGAGAACTCCATAAGGGATCAGGTCTTGGCATGGCGATTACGCATGACATTGTGATTGCGCATGGAGGGAATATTCAAGTTCATAGCACGGTTGGCCAAGGCACGGTTCTTGAAATCAAACTGGAACGGAACAGCGCCCAATAGGAGTGATGGTTTTCCGAGGATATTAGGGACCATGGGCAGGAGTAAAAATACGCAAAAGGGATACACTACCGCAAAAGGAGTGTATCGCTTATGAAACTGCTTGTTAAGTTGTTGGTGCATGGAGTCTTGATTACGGCACTGCTGGTTGCACTTACCGATGCTTCGTTCACAGGCGCTGTCTTGACGGCATTAGGCATTGGCATCGTCGCTTATTTGGTGGGGGATTTATATATTCTGCCCCGAACCAGCAATATGATGGCAACGATTGCGGATGCCGGCTTAGTATTTGTGATGCTGTGGGTCATCGGTGGAGTTGCAAACTGGACTATCGATTTCTCGGAGGTCCTGCTGATTGCAGTACTTGCAGGAAGCTTTGAGTATTTGTATCATATGTGGCTCAGGGGCGAGCATTTGTTTGAAAAGAGACGGCGGGCCTCGTAACCACGGCAAAACCTCATATCGATAAATGTGCGTATACGATAAAGCCTGAGATATCAGGCTTTTTTGTTTGCCTATATGTCTATTCTATGAGTCTACCGAGCATATCGTAAAGCGAGCCCGAAGAATAAAATAACCCCATTGCTCATTCGAGAGCGATGGGGTTATTTTTATTTTTTACCTCTTAAGGCTTGGCATTTTTCCAGTAAGCATACGCATGCACCACGCTACCGGTAAAGGAAGGTGAATCCTTCAGTAAATCAGGCAGCTTGGCAAGCTCTTCCTCCATGTAAGCTGCTCCTTCTTCATAGAAGGTAATATGATCGCCTTCATGGCTGGCTTTGATTTCTACGGAAATCTTGATCGGTTTGCCCAGCTCATCGGCAAATGCGATCTCTTCCTTAGCTACGGCGACAATCCCGTTCGATCCTTCCGCTGCATCCCGGAAGGCCATGAGAGAAACATGGTCCATTCGGTTGATCATCCACTTGCTGAGTGACATATCTTGTCCGGGAACTTTGTATTTATCCAGCCACACGGCCATATCCATGCTTGCTTCCAGATTGGAATCTTTTTTCAATTCCGTAACAAAGGCATCCAGATTCGCGGTCCATTCGGAAATAACCTGCTGCGAATTTTCCCTCCATGCAGGCAGCACATAAGGCTCAATGTCCAAATGAATGCCATGAAAGCGCTCATTGCCTTCCACAGCGCGATTGTAGTTCTTCACATAATTGACCAATCGCATCATTCTGGGCCGGTTCTCCTCAAGTGCCCATATCGGATGGCCACCCATGGCATGGACCTCGATTCCGGCTGCAGCCGCTTGTTTAACAAACGACGAGTACGAACTGTACGGTTGCTCCAGGTCCAGCCTTACATAGAGCCAGTTCAAGTTTTTCTCTTTCGCAAAATCAAGAATTTCCTGACTGTTTTGAATTACTTCATGGGCTTCCCATATATATGTGCCTCTTACGATAGAGTCCCGTGTAACGGGATCAGCATTGGGCACGCGATCGCCTTCTCCCGGTTCAGGATTCGGATCGGGGGCCGGTGATGGGGAAGTAGGGTCCTTATCGTCTGGCGGCACGCTCCCATCATTAGACATGTTTTGCCAGTTGCGAATATCGTGGATAGCGATCCCGGCAAAGGAAGCATATGAACCGAGCGCGCTGGACAGATGTTCCAATTTGGCGTTCATTCTTTCCTTACCATGTCCATAAAAGCTGGTGTGAGGCTCACCCGGCATTTCCTTCGTGTTAACCCCGATAAGAATCTGCTTGCCAAGCCTGTTGGCAAGCTCAAGCTCATCTCGCGTCAGGTTCAGAATGCCATGCTCGGATTCTACTTCGTTCCGATAGGCCATAACGGTAACATGGTCAAATGTACCGATCAGCCATTCATTCAGACTGGTTCCATTACTCAGAGTGTATTGATCAAACCAGAAGGGGATGTCAATTCCGAGCTCCAGGTCGCTCCCGGATACTTGATTCAGGAACACCATAAGATTTTGTTCCCAGGTGCTGATGATTATGTCCTGCTCATCCTCCCACTGGGCAAGTACATACGGCTCTATATCAAGATGAATGCCGTCAAATCGGGCGCCGGCCGAAACCTTGCCGTTATAGTTGATCACCCAATCGGCGAGTCCGAGCATATCCTCCCGATGTTCGGTGAGGGCCCATCTTGGATCTCCTCCTAAAGCATGCACAGCAATTTGATTCTCATGCGCACGCTGTATAAATGCCTCGTAAACTTCGAACGGCATTTGACGATCAATCTGTAGGAAGATTAGATTAATTCCTTCTTCCCGGGAAAAATCAAGCAGTTCTTCGCCGCCATCCTGAATCAGATCCGTCTGCCAGATCCAAGTTGCTTTTGTTGTAGCATTTTCTCCATAAGCCGGGGTTTGAAGCCCCACCAGAAGCATGACAGCCAACAGGCCGGCAAGCATCGGGTAACCTTTTACTTTCATGTTTTCCCTCCGTTTCTCTACGAGAACTCCACGTATTCTCTATTTAGTAAACGGGGTTATTATAGCATTGATGCCTCAAAAAAAGATGAGACCTTGTTCTTACGGGACAGGTGGCAAGCAATAGATCGAACAAATGATCGGTTTAAAAGGAACTATGATATATTTGGAAAAATATAACTAAATTATATAAATTATATGAATTTAAACAAGATTAAGGCTAACTACTCAGGAAGAAAGTTGTGTTTTTGGCTTCTATATGGCCTAGTGTCACTGTTTATAATGAAGAGCATCATTAAATTTATGGGTTATGAAGGAGATTCTAATGCTTTCATCATAGCGGCTAGTAATTTAAGGGAGAGGAGCACCTAGTAGAGGTGGTAAGTAAGATTTTATCATATGGAAATGAATCGTAATGTTGATTTCGAAAAGCATTCCCGTATACCGTTTGGCATTCAAGTCCATCCTAGGACTAAAAACATAAGGGTGGGCGCACATGATTAATTTGGAATCGAGATTGGAGAATATCGAAGACCGTTTTGTGAATATAGACACCTATCTATGTAAACATGAGTTTACGTTAGCCGGCAATTGGGATTATAAGCATGGTTATCTGGACAGGCGCTTGGATCAGGAGCGGATGGTGTGGCTTCGGATCCCTTTTCTGGTCACCAAAGGCAGCCTGGATGGCGAATGCGGCGGTTGTCATGCTACGATAAAGCTCGGCCGTCCATTCGTATTTAGACATATATACAATACGGGAACCGACAAGCATGCAGCACCTCGTTTATTAGGAGCACTCTTTGATCAATTCCAGGCTCCGATCGACCCTGACGCATCGGTGGACGAGATGTGGATTGAACAAGCACGAAAAGTCTTGGATGAAGTGGAGACAGGGTACTTGCACTGATACTCGGCGCTAACGAGGAGATCAAGTTTGCTTGATCTCTTTTTTTATAGTTACATCATAATAAGCAAGGAGCTCTGACGTTTGCTGCGGTCAAAGGGCTCCTTTTTTGTATGAGTGAACAGAATAGGGGATTAAAGAATATCCTTTGAAAAATTAAGTATTTTCGTAAAAGCGGGCTCAATGTTAAAACATCCTGATATAGTTGGAGAAACTGGCTTCAATATGTGCCAACTTGGATCAATTAAATAAATGAAGAAGGTGATACCCACCCATGAACAAAAAAACATTATTTAATGATGGATGGACATTTGCAAAAAGCAGTCTTGATCATACGGATTCGGCGAATCTGAAATTCCAACCCGTGGATATTCCCCATGATTGGCTTATTTATAACACGGAGAATTTATATGAAAACAGCATAGGCTGGTACCGGAAGCAATGGACGTGGAATGGCGATGGAGCTCAGGTTCTGCTGTGTTTTGACGGGGTGTATATGGATTCTTCCGTCTATGTCAATGGTCATTGCGTGGGTGAATGGAAGTATGGCTATTCCTCCTTCGAACACGAAATCACGGATTTCCTGGCAGAAGGGGAGAATGACATCGTTGTGAAGGTTGTGTTTCAAAGTCCGAACAGCCGGTGGTATTCGGGAGCGGGCATCTATCGTAATGTGTGGTTAAAGATAAGGGAAGCGAACCATATCGCAACAGACGGCATTTATATATCAACAAAATGTCAGGAAAATGAATGGTTGGTCGAAGTCGACACAGAAATGAATATCGTAGATGATGTGGTCATCAACCATACGCTCCTGAAGGATGGTCAGAGGATCGCAGAGGTGTCCAATTGCGTCAACGCTAGCAGCACTGGCAATTTAACGAATACACAAACGATAGCTGTTGAGCGTCCATGGCTCTGGAGCCCTGATGAACCTCATCTGTATCAGTTGGTTACCGAGATGCGGGTGACTGGAATGGATCTTCCGACTGACCAGTACGATGAAATGGTAGAATCGGTATCGCACAACGTGGGATTCCGCCATATTCAGCTTGATTCGAATCAGGGGTTCCTTCTGAACGGCCGCAAACTGAAATTGAACGGCGTATGCGAGCATCATGATCTCGGAGCTCTGGGTGCAGCGTTTAACAAAACGGCCTTAGCCAGAAGGTTTGCTATTCTGAAAGACATGGGGGTTAATGCGATCCGCACCGCTCACAATATGCCTGCGAAGGAATGGATGGATCTTGCGGATGAAATGGGGCTGCTGATCGTATCGGAAGCCTTTGATATGTGGGAAAGACCGAAAACCCCTTATGATTATGCAAGATTTTTCCCGGATTGGGTTCAGCGCGACGTGAAGAGCTGGGTCAAACGGGATCGGAACCATCCGTCCCTTATCATGTGGAGCATCGGGAATGAAATATATGATACCCATGCGGATGAGAGGGGGCAGGAAATAACAAGAATGCTGATGGCGGAGGTCCAAAGATACGATCCCAAGCAAAATGCAAGCGTTACCATCGGGTCGAATTATATGCCTTGGGATAACGCTCAGTTATGTGCCGATATCGTAAAGGTGGCAGGTTATAACTATGCCGAGAAGTATTACGAGAAGCATCATCAGGCACATCCGGATTGGATCATCTATGGCAGCGAGACCGCATCGGTCGTACAAAGCCGAGGCATCTATCATTTCCCGTTTGAAAAGTCCATTCTGGCCGATGACGACGAGCAGTGTTCCTCCCTTGGAAACAGCTCGACCAGTTGGGGGGCGAAATCGGCGGAGGCCTGCATTCTGGCAGAGCGAGATATGCCCTTCTCGCTGGGACAGTTTATATGGACCGGATTCGATTATATTGGAGAACCTACGCCGTATCATACCAAAAACTCTTATTTCGGACAGATCGATACGGCAACCTTCAAGAAAGATTCTTATTATATCTATCAAGCAGCCTGGACGGATTACAAAACGAAACCCATGGTGCATCTGCTGCCATACTGGGATTTCAACGACGGCCAAATGATCGATGTTCGCATCTGTTCCAATGCGCCAAGCGTCGAGCTGCAGCTGAATGGGGAAACCATCGGTACGCATGATATTGACCATGCACACGGAAGACAGCTGGTGGGTTGGTGGAAGATTCCTTATGCAAAAGGCGAATTGAAAGCGATCGCTTATGACGAAGCTGGCCGTATCGTGGCTGAGGATACAAGAACCTCTTTTGGCGATGCCAAGCGTATTGTTTTGTGCCCGGATAAAGAAGAATTAACAGCCGATGGAACAGACCTCATCTTCCTGGAAATTGCGATGGAGGATGAGGACGGCCATTCCGTCGAGAACGCGAATAACCGGGTAGAGGTGCATGTGACGGGTGCCGGGCGGTTGCTTGGACTCGATAACGGAGACAGCACGGATTACGATCCGTACAAAGGCCGGAGCCGAAGATTGTTCAGCGGCAAGCTGATGGCAATCATCGGAGCCACATTGGAGCCTGGCCCAATTCGAATCGAAGTGTCTTCCAATGGTTTGGAGAGCCGATGCCTACATCTGACATCCATCCCTGCGCAGGATGAATTGACAAAGGGCATATCGGCAAGCATGAATAACGAAGAGGGGCCGTGCCTCACGGGGAACATGCTCGAGCTTCCGCTTCGCAAGATTGAACTGATCAGCGAAGGAGGTCAATCATTTCATCCGTCCAATCGGGAAATGGTGGTGCGTGCACTGTTACATCCACCGGAGACCTCTTATCAAGAGGTTGAATGGGCTGTCGTGAATGATGCCGGCATTGAATCCAATATCGCCAGCGTGGAAGCGGATGG
This Paenibacillus sp. JZ16 DNA region includes the following protein-coding sequences:
- a CDS encoding DUF2512 family protein — protein: MKLLVKLLVHGVLITALLVALTDASFTGAVLTALGIGIVAYLVGDLYILPRTSNMMATIADAGLVFVMLWVIGGVANWTIDFSEVLLIAVLAGSFEYLYHMWLRGEHLFEKRRRAS
- a CDS encoding sensor histidine kinase: MKWKLTGRYLVSVVLIVVIVIIMNIVVIIGLFILQSVNEDLPILNRQTSAESISRSFQEHIVITESGALISEKGKEILEKNQAWVQILDEDGGEIYRYLAPEEAKTKYAPVDIVQIYKYVEKEVLSTVFVGEKKGFEHRYSYLVGFTTPYLERQVLTFDSRNFAQMFKVFSVSIIIIDGLIALCIAYIFSKRLTKPMFILIDSIKRLAGRDYNVYHQPEGIYKDVFANINLLSQELKSSEKERKKLDAMKEEWIGNISHDIKTPLASIQGYAEMIKDTEYQFSMDEIRDYAGIIEGKSKYLRDVIEDLNLSTRLRNKELTLKKKNVNIVSLVRNVVIDTLNDPRYANRDIDFSSSHEVIKIEVDDILIRRAISNLIYNAIVHNREDISIKVQVEKYDEHILIRIEDNGKGIKQEELGRIFDRYYRGTNTGELHKGSGLGMAITHDIVIAHGGNIQVHSTVGQGTVLEIKLERNSAQ
- a CDS encoding YugN-like family protein yields the protein MINLESRLENIEDRFVNIDTYLCKHEFTLAGNWDYKHGYLDRRLDQERMVWLRIPFLVTKGSLDGECGGCHATIKLGRPFVFRHIYNTGTDKHAAPRLLGALFDQFQAPIDPDASVDEMWIEQARKVLDEVETGYLH
- a CDS encoding response regulator transcription factor; translation: MAFDQKVLVVDDETDIVRLLQTVLIKEGIDQVYTAGSAEAAWVEFQKWQPDLVILDIMLPDGEGYEVCKKIRSVSNVPIFFLSAKTEEIDKILGFAIGGDDYITKPFSPKEVAYRIKARFRRPDVTEQVDKPNRVIKKGPFELDEEKIELKKDGKVIPLKPKELGLLTLLLKHPGQIISKESLYDQVWGEEFFGFDNTVMVHIRRLREKIEEDPSNPRYLLTVKGLGYKLVVEDE
- a CDS encoding glycoside hydrolase family 2 TIM barrel-domain containing protein, with the protein product MNKKTLFNDGWTFAKSSLDHTDSANLKFQPVDIPHDWLIYNTENLYENSIGWYRKQWTWNGDGAQVLLCFDGVYMDSSVYVNGHCVGEWKYGYSSFEHEITDFLAEGENDIVVKVVFQSPNSRWYSGAGIYRNVWLKIREANHIATDGIYISTKCQENEWLVEVDTEMNIVDDVVINHTLLKDGQRIAEVSNCVNASSTGNLTNTQTIAVERPWLWSPDEPHLYQLVTEMRVTGMDLPTDQYDEMVESVSHNVGFRHIQLDSNQGFLLNGRKLKLNGVCEHHDLGALGAAFNKTALARRFAILKDMGVNAIRTAHNMPAKEWMDLADEMGLLIVSEAFDMWERPKTPYDYARFFPDWVQRDVKSWVKRDRNHPSLIMWSIGNEIYDTHADERGQEITRMLMAEVQRYDPKQNASVTIGSNYMPWDNAQLCADIVKVAGYNYAEKYYEKHHQAHPDWIIYGSETASVVQSRGIYHFPFEKSILADDDEQCSSLGNSSTSWGAKSAEACILAERDMPFSLGQFIWTGFDYIGEPTPYHTKNSYFGQIDTATFKKDSYYIYQAAWTDYKTKPMVHLLPYWDFNDGQMIDVRICSNAPSVELQLNGETIGTHDIDHAHGRQLVGWWKIPYAKGELKAIAYDEAGRIVAEDTRTSFGDAKRIVLCPDKEELTADGTDLIFLEIAMEDEDGHSVENANNRVEVHVTGAGRLLGLDNGDSTDYDPYKGRSRRLFSGKLMAIIGATLEPGPIRIEVSSNGLESRCLHLTSIPAQDELTKGISASMNNEEGPCLTGNMLELPLRKIELISEGGQSFHPSNREMVVRALLHPPETSYQEVEWAVVNDAGIESNIASVEADGHEAIVTALGDGEFRLRCTSRNGTDKTKLISQLEFQVDGLGAAYKDAYSFISAGLYDYSQGDVGNGNERGVATSRDGETQVGFRDIDFGPHGSDTITIPIFALSSEAYSLQIWEGMPGEEGSSLLADCTYQKESKWNVYQEETYRLSKKLRGITSICFVLRQKVHIKGFYFQAGNRAFEQHYAADGDRIYGDSFTIMDDKAVEGIGNNVSLEFDLMDFSEAGTSKLIVYGRSAIDKNTIHIRFANSAGESNQLVEFTQTDGYEEQVFDLEHVNGKQKVTFIFLPGSQFDFGWFRFVRSGFIIQGVTQGC